A stretch of Rhodoferax potami DNA encodes these proteins:
- a CDS encoding chalcone isomerase family protein: protein MTLKQFFSTWLLAACAATSAVAAPEIHGVKIEDSITLAGSKLQLNGAGTRFKAVFKVYVGELYTSQKVSSLDELIAAPGPKRLSMTFVREIEAGPFGKLLTRGVEDNVPKNEMSKLVPGLIRMGDIFTVNKVLVPGDVIHLDWIPGTGMVVTAKGKVQGEPFKEPEFYKAIMSIWFGPSPADFKLKEALLGQK, encoded by the coding sequence ATGACATTGAAACAGTTTTTTTCCACGTGGCTGCTGGCGGCTTGTGCCGCAACGAGTGCTGTTGCGGCACCAGAGATCCATGGCGTCAAAATCGAAGACAGCATCACGCTGGCCGGCAGCAAACTGCAACTCAACGGTGCAGGCACCCGCTTTAAAGCCGTGTTCAAGGTCTATGTCGGTGAGCTCTACACCAGCCAGAAGGTCAGCTCCCTCGATGAGCTGATTGCAGCGCCCGGGCCCAAGCGCCTGAGCATGACGTTTGTGCGCGAAATCGAAGCCGGTCCCTTCGGCAAGCTGCTGACGCGCGGGGTGGAAGACAACGTACCGAAGAACGAAATGTCCAAGCTGGTGCCGGGTCTGATCCGCATGGGCGACATCTTCACGGTGAACAAAGTGCTGGTCCCAGGGGATGTGATCCATCTCGACTGGATACCGGGCACCGGCATGGTCGTGACCGCCAAAGGCAAAGTCCAAGGCGAGCCCTTCAAGGAGCCTGAGTTCTACAAGGCCATCATGTCCATCTGGTTCGGCCCCTCACCCGCCGACTTCAAACTGAAAGAGGCCCTGCTCGGCCAGAAATAA
- a CDS encoding methyl-accepting chemotaxis protein, whose translation MKLSLKLPLAFALALVLLFMGGVFGIRTLNHAVDTYRIDVLRHVEANKKAADIAGQFSVAIQEWKNVLLRGKNPKDLDLYWAAHQKEMAKVIEGVDALSREMDDSTSRDLTTRLSTAMGGTAKAYESAFMAFKESGFDATVGDKAARGKDRESAGLLITLRKHLSEEEALASESASALASRGSALAYGVMTLVTLIGFAGSIWMSRQIVRPLSEAVSAADKVSRGDLTATLYPEGQDEIAHLLRSLQTMQTNLSTLVTKVRQGAENVSHASAEIAHGNHDLSIRTEQQASALQETAASMDELGATVSRSSEGAAQANERAVSASEVASRGGDAVGKVVETMKGIHTASSRISEIIGVIDGIAFQTNILALNAAVEAARAGEQGRGFAVVAAEVRSLAGRSAEAAKEIKSLINASVEQVALGSSQAAQAGHTMAEVVNAIREVSTMVSDISNASHEQRIGVSQAGHAVTLIDEATQQNAALVEQMAAAASGLKEQAKELVGVVTVFRLAT comes from the coding sequence GTGAAACTCAGTTTGAAACTGCCACTGGCATTTGCACTGGCTTTGGTATTGCTGTTCATGGGGGGCGTGTTTGGCATACGAACACTCAACCATGCGGTAGACACCTACCGGATCGACGTATTGCGCCACGTTGAGGCCAATAAAAAGGCAGCCGACATCGCAGGACAGTTTTCCGTCGCCATCCAGGAGTGGAAAAACGTGTTGCTGCGTGGAAAGAATCCGAAAGACCTCGACCTCTATTGGGCCGCGCACCAAAAAGAAATGGCAAAGGTCATTGAAGGTGTGGACGCCCTGAGCCGCGAAATGGACGACAGCACCAGCCGCGACCTCACCACACGGCTCTCCACCGCCATGGGCGGCACCGCCAAGGCCTATGAGAGTGCTTTCATGGCGTTCAAGGAAAGTGGTTTCGATGCCACCGTGGGTGACAAAGCCGCCCGCGGCAAAGACCGGGAGTCCGCCGGTCTGTTGATCACCCTGCGCAAACACCTGTCTGAAGAAGAAGCCCTGGCCTCCGAGAGCGCAAGCGCGCTAGCCTCTCGCGGAAGCGCTTTGGCCTATGGGGTCATGACCCTCGTCACCCTGATCGGTTTTGCCGGCAGCATTTGGATGAGTCGGCAAATTGTGCGCCCCTTGAGCGAGGCTGTGAGTGCCGCAGACAAGGTATCCCGCGGCGATTTGACGGCTACCCTTTACCCCGAGGGGCAAGACGAAATCGCCCATTTGCTGCGCTCCCTGCAAACCATGCAGACCAACCTGTCCACACTGGTCACCAAAGTACGGCAAGGCGCGGAAAACGTGTCCCATGCGAGCGCGGAGATTGCCCATGGCAATCACGACCTGTCGATCCGCACCGAACAGCAGGCCAGCGCCTTACAAGAAACCGCAGCGTCCATGGATGAATTGGGTGCGACAGTGAGCCGCAGCTCCGAGGGTGCAGCACAAGCGAATGAGCGCGCAGTGAGCGCCTCGGAGGTCGCCTCGCGCGGTGGAGATGCGGTGGGCAAAGTGGTCGAGACAATGAAAGGCATTCACACCGCATCGAGCCGGATTTCAGAAATCATCGGGGTCATCGACGGCATCGCGTTCCAGACCAATATTCTGGCCCTGAATGCGGCCGTCGAGGCAGCCCGGGCCGGCGAGCAAGGCCGCGGTTTTGCGGTGGTGGCCGCAGAGGTCCGCAGCCTGGCCGGCCGGAGTGCCGAGGCCGCCAAAGAAATCAAAAGCCTGATCAACGCCAGCGTGGAGCAAGTGGCCCTCGGGAGCAGCCAGGCCGCCCAAGCGGGCCACACCATGGCGGAAGTGGTGAACGCCATCCGGGAGGTCAGCACCATGGTGAGCGACATCAGCAATGCCAGCCACGAGCAACGCATTGGCGTCAGCCAAGCGGGGCATGCGGTCACCCTGATCGATGAGGCGACCCAACAAAACGCGGCACTGGTCGAGCAAATGGCCGCCGCTGCATCGGGGCTGAAAGAGCAGGCCAAGGAATTGGTGGGCGTGGTCACCGTCTTCAGGCTCGCCACCTGA
- the gph gene encoding phosphoglycolate phosphatase (PGP is an essential enzyme in the glycolate salvage pathway in higher organisms (photorespiration in plants). Phosphoglycolate results from the oxidase activity of RubisCO in the Calvin cycle when concentrations of carbon dioxide are low relative to oxygen. This enzyme is a member of the Haloacid Dehalogenase (HAD) superfamily of aspartate-nucleophile hydrolase enzymes (PF00702).), which translates to MLDWPRSNVDAVIVDLDGTMVDTLGDFVQALQRMVADLPLPYRDFVVEQALVERLVGKGSENLIKGLLAHIDQGGSATDNVALFEQAWASYQHHYRAVNGRYSEVYPGVRDALAGWQQAGLPMVCVTNKPAAFARDLLQEKGLAPFFPLVIGGDTVVRKKPDPMPLLHACERLGTVPGRTLMVGDSSNDAQAARAAGCPVLLVSYGYNHGEPVDQVDADAVVDRLTQLRWI; encoded by the coding sequence ATGTTGGATTGGCCCCGGTCAAATGTGGATGCCGTGATCGTCGACCTGGACGGAACCATGGTCGACACGCTGGGTGATTTTGTGCAGGCTCTGCAGCGCATGGTGGCAGATCTGCCCCTGCCGTACCGCGATTTTGTGGTGGAGCAAGCCTTGGTCGAGCGGCTGGTGGGCAAAGGCTCTGAAAACTTGATAAAAGGCCTTCTGGCGCACATTGATCAAGGGGGTTCTGCTACTGATAACGTAGCACTGTTTGAGCAGGCATGGGCGTCTTACCAGCACCACTATCGTGCGGTCAACGGACGTTACTCCGAGGTCTACCCCGGAGTCCGCGATGCGCTGGCCGGCTGGCAGCAGGCGGGGCTGCCCATGGTGTGCGTGACCAACAAGCCGGCTGCGTTTGCCCGCGACTTGCTGCAAGAGAAGGGTCTTGCGCCATTTTTTCCACTCGTGATTGGCGGCGACACGGTAGTCCGGAAGAAGCCGGACCCCATGCCTTTGTTGCACGCCTGCGAGCGACTCGGCACCGTGCCGGGGCGCACCCTCATGGTGGGAGATTCGAGCAACGATGCGCAAGCCGCTCGGGCCGCAGGCTGCCCCGTGTTGCTGGTCAGTTACGGCTACAACCACGGGGAACCGGTGGATCAGGTCGACGCGGACGCAGTGGTCGACCGCCTGACGCAGCTGCGCTGGATCTAG
- a CDS encoding putative bifunctional diguanylate cyclase/phosphodiesterase produces MRAASKTASGRADAFTLGDDFEKVAARIGGDEFVVLLDDIRGDLDAIHVASRLLDTLAVPYTVEGHRVISTVSIGIVTSAHAEPDADSVLRDADIAMYEAKRTGRARYVVFDPAMRSQVSNSVALENDLRDALAQREMSVVYQPLVDLPGYGLAGMEALVRWHHPVRGAVSPVDFIPLAESCGLIAALGQFVLQEACQAFEKMQRVLGPEAPPSVSVNLSRAQLREPGLVEAVRDALRLANMEPFQLVLEVTESLAAQDALVQSTLQDLRAMGIALSLDDFGTGYSSLACLHELPVHSVKIDRSFVNLLDKSEYHRVLIEATLRVAATLKLGTVAEGIETEAQALQMAAMGCQKAQGYWIAKPLPVNELVSWIQARAIRSGIRE; encoded by the coding sequence TTGCGCGCCGCCTCGAAGACAGCCTCCGGCCGGGCTGATGCCTTTACTCTGGGCGACGACTTCGAAAAAGTGGCGGCCCGTATCGGCGGAGACGAGTTCGTGGTGCTGCTGGATGACATCCGGGGCGATCTCGATGCAATCCATGTCGCGAGCCGTTTGCTGGACACTTTGGCTGTGCCCTACACCGTGGAGGGGCACCGGGTGATTTCGACGGTGAGTATCGGTATCGTGACCAGCGCCCACGCTGAGCCCGATGCTGACAGCGTGCTGCGCGACGCTGACATCGCCATGTATGAAGCCAAACGCACGGGCCGCGCGCGCTATGTGGTGTTCGACCCTGCCATGCGTTCCCAGGTCAGCAATTCCGTGGCGCTGGAAAACGACCTGCGCGATGCGCTGGCCCAGCGTGAAATGTCGGTGGTGTACCAGCCGCTTGTGGATCTGCCCGGATACGGGCTGGCGGGAATGGAAGCCTTGGTGCGTTGGCACCATCCGGTGCGTGGCGCAGTGTCGCCGGTGGACTTTATTCCGCTGGCGGAGTCTTGCGGCTTGATCGCCGCCCTGGGCCAGTTCGTGTTGCAAGAGGCCTGCCAGGCTTTTGAAAAAATGCAGCGTGTACTGGGGCCGGAGGCGCCACCCAGTGTGTCGGTCAACCTGTCCCGGGCGCAACTCCGGGAGCCGGGGCTGGTGGAGGCGGTGCGGGACGCCCTGCGCCTGGCCAATATGGAGCCCTTCCAGCTGGTGCTGGAAGTCACCGAGAGCTTGGCCGCGCAAGATGCGCTGGTGCAAAGTACTTTGCAAGACCTGCGGGCGATGGGTATTGCGCTGTCGCTGGACGATTTCGGTACCGGCTACTCGTCGCTTGCGTGCTTGCACGAGCTGCCGGTTCACTCGGTGAAGATCGATCGGTCGTTTGTGAACTTGCTCGACAAGAGCGAATACCACCGGGTGCTGATCGAAGCGACCTTGCGGGTTGCTGCGACGCTCAAGCTCGGCACTGTGGCCGAGGGCATTGAAACCGAGGCGCAAGCCTTGCAAATGGCGGCCATGGGTTGCCAGAAAGCCCAAGGGTATTGGATTGCCAAGCCTTTGCCCGTGAATGAACTCGTGTCCTGGATTCAGGCGCGCGCCATCAGGAGTGGAATTCGTGAGTGA